GCTGGTGCTGCCGCTGGAGATCCACCTCGCCGGGCGCGCGCCGGGCCGCGACCTGTCCATCGAGGTCCGCACGGGCGACGAGCCGCTGGCGATCGAGTCCGCCGGTGGCGAGACGCGCGTCCGCCGCGGCCCGGCATCGTCTCCCGACGCCGTGGTCAGCGGCCCGCCGGACCTGGTGCTGGCGGCGCTGCTCGGCCGGGTGGCGCTGGATGCCGCGCGCGAGCGCGGCCTGCGCGTGGAGGGCGACGCGGGCGCCGTGGAGGCGGTCCGCGCGGCGGTGGGCGCCGCGCGGGCGTAAGCGATTCGGCGCGGAGGCTTTACCCCCCGGCCGATCGGGGCTAAGTTCATATCGCTTCGTACGTTCTCGGCGCCCCACCCGCCGCGGCACCATCCACCCGCGCAGTTCCGCAGATGCTTCCCGTACTGTTCAGAATCGGCGGCTTCACCGTCACCTCGTTCGGGGTGATGATGGCGCTCGCGTTCGTGGCGTCCGGCTGGATCACCGCCCGCGAGCTCAAGCGGCTGGGGCAGGACCCCGAGCATGCGTGGGACCTGGCCGGCTACGCGGCCATCTTCGGCATCCTGGGCGCCAAGCTCTACTACCTGGTCCTCCACTGGCCCGAGACGGCCGCCGACCCCGGCCACGCGATCCTCTCGCGCTCGGGGCTGGTGTGGTACGGCGGGTTCATCCTGGCGGCGCTGGCGGTGCTCTTCCGCATCCACCGGCTGAAGCTCCCCGTGCTCACCTTCGCCGACGCCATCGCGCCGGCGCTGGCGGTGGGATACGCGGTGGGCCGCGGGGGCTGCTTCCTGGTGGGCGACGACTACGGCGGGCCGACCAACCTCCCGTGGGGGATCGCCTTCCCCGAGGGCGCGCCGCCGTCGACCGCGGGGAACCTGCGCGCGTTCGGCGTGCGCGTTCCCGCCGACGTGGCCGACGGGACCGTGATGACCGTCCATCCCACGCAGCTGTACGAGGTCGGCCTCTCGCTGGCGATCTTCTTCGTGCTGTGGAAGCTGCGCCACCGCTTCGCCACGCCGGGGGCGATCTGGTTCGTCTGGCTGGCGCTGGCGGGCGTGGAGCGCTTCGTGGTGGAGATCTTCCGCGCCAAGGACGACCGGCTGCTGGGGATGTTCTCCGTCGCGCAGCTGATCTCCGTGCTGATCGTGGCCGCGGGCGTTGCGGGCTACCTCGCCGTCACCCGCCGCGCGGCGCATCCGGCCGCATCCCCGGCGAGGGCCTGACGTTGCCGGGCGAATAAATTCGCGGCAACAACGGCCCGAAGTCCGCCTTCGCGGACTGGGGGAGAGCCATCACCGAGTTGCGGCCGACATCGTGACGGCCGCAACTCGTTTCCAGCTACACCATCGC
This genomic interval from Longimicrobium sp. contains the following:
- a CDS encoding prolipoprotein diacylglyceryl transferase, which translates into the protein MLPVLFRIGGFTVTSFGVMMALAFVASGWITARELKRLGQDPEHAWDLAGYAAIFGILGAKLYYLVLHWPETAADPGHAILSRSGLVWYGGFILAALAVLFRIHRLKLPVLTFADAIAPALAVGYAVGRGGCFLVGDDYGGPTNLPWGIAFPEGAPPSTAGNLRAFGVRVPADVADGTVMTVHPTQLYEVGLSLAIFFVLWKLRHRFATPGAIWFVWLALAGVERFVVEIFRAKDDRLLGMFSVAQLISVLIVAAGVAGYLAVTRRAAHPAASPARA